A genome region from Salvia splendens isolate huo1 chromosome 19, SspV2, whole genome shotgun sequence includes the following:
- the LOC121779970 gene encoding protein NRT1/ PTR FAMILY 6.2-like has product MDEKLSLTVSDAVDYKGCSAERSKTGGWIPAALILGIEIVERLSTMGIAVNLVTYLGGVMHLPSSTSANIVTDFMGTCFLLCLLGGFLADSFLGRYRTIGIFAVVQTLGTGMLAIVTELPQLRPPPCNRHSAECKEANGLQMAVLYLALYLIALGTGGLKSSISGFGTDQFDEKDEKEKAQMAYFFNRFFFFISIGTLTAVTVLVYLQDEVGRSLAYGICSIAMLLAIFVFLSGTRRYRYKKSSGSPMVQIFQVIAAAMSKRKMNLPYDVGMLYEDTPEASRIHHTDQFRFLDKAAIVAEGDLNGSTSGPNPWKLCSVTKVEEVKMMGRLLPIWATTIIFWTTYAQMITFSVEQASTMDRSIGNFQIPAGSLTVFFVAAILITLAVYDRLIMPLWKKWRGKPGFTSLQRIAIGLVLSTIGMGVAAAAEMKRLSVAKSFSRASTALPISVFLLIPQFFLVGSGEAFIYTGQLDFFITQSPKGMKTMSTGLFLTTLSLGFFVSSFLVSVVKKVTTSNGGQGWLADNINYGRLDCFYGLLAILGMVNLVIYLICAAWYKPDKVKPSPQMEGVRFEANGEDKC; this is encoded by the exons ATG GATGAGAAATTAAGCTTGACGGTTTCAGATGCGGTGGACTACAAGGGCTGCTCGGCTGAAAGGTCCAAAACTGGTGGCTGGATCCCGGCTGCACTTATTCTAG GGATCGAAATCGTTGAGAGGCTTTCGACGATGGGAATAGCAGTGAACCTGGTGACCTACTTGGGGGGAGTGATGCATCTGCCGAGCTCTACCTCCGCCAACATCGTCACCGACTTCATGGGCACTTGTTTCCTCCTCTGCTTATTGGGTGGATTTCTCGCGGATTCTTTCCTCGGACGCTACAGAACCATCGGAATTTTCGCGGTCGTGCAGACACTG GGAACTGGCATGTTGGCCATAGTGACCGAGCTTCCTCAGCTCCGGCCACCTCCTTGCAACCGGCACAGCGCGGAATGCAAGGAAGCCAACGGGCTACAGATGGCGGTGCTCTACCTTGCATTGTATCTGATAGCACTTGGCACCGGTGGCCTCAAGTCGAGCATCTCGGGTTTCGGAACAGACCAGTTCGACGAGAAAGACGAGAAGGAAAAGGCCCAGATGGCCTACTTCTTCAACagattcttcttcttcatcagcaTCGGCACTCTCACAGCCGTCACCGTCCTCGTCTACCTCCAAGACGAAGTCGGCCGGAGCTTGGCCTACGGGATCTGTTCCATCGCCATGCTCCTCGCCATTTTCGTATTCCTTTCCGGGACTAGGCGTTACAGGTACAAGAAGAGCTCCGGTAGCCCCATGGTCCAGATCTTCCAGGTCATCGCCGCCGCCATGAGTAAGCGCAAAATGAACCTTCCTTACGACGTCGGGATGCTCTATGAAGACACACCGGAAGCTTCTAGAATCCACCACACTGACCAATTCAG ATTCTTGGACAAGGCGGCTATAGTAGCGGAAGGAGATCTAAACGGTTCGACATCAGGGCCGAATCCATGGAAGCTGTGCTCGGTGACGAAGGTGGAGGAAGTGAAGATGATGGGGAGATTGTTACCGATATGGGCGACCACCATAATATTCTGGACGACGTATGCTCAGATGATCACGTTTTCGGTGGAGCAGGCGTCGACCATGGACCGCTCCATCGGCAATTTTCAGATTCCGGCCGGCTCACTCACGGTCTTCTTCGTCGCCGCCATTCTCATCACCTTGGCCGTCTACGACCGCCTCATCATGCCACTTTGGAAGAAATGGAGAGGCAAACCAG GTTTCACTAGCCTGCAAAGAATCGCCATCGGGCTAGTGCTATCAACAATCGGAATGGGGGTGGCCGCCGCGGCCGAGATGAAAAGGCTCTCGGTGGCAAAATCCTTCAGCCGCGCATCCACAGCTCTCCCCATCAGCGTCTTCCTCCTCATCCCGCAGTTCTTCCTAGTAGGCTCGGGCGAGGCGTTCATCTACACAGGCCAGCTCGATTTCTTCATCACCCAATCCCCCAAAGGCATGAAAACAATGAGCACAGGCCTCTTCCTAACCACCCTCTCCCTCGGCTTCTTCGTCAGCAGCTTCTTGGTGTCCGTCGTCAAGAAGGTCACGACCAGCAACGGCGGCCAGGGATGGCTGGCGGACAACATAAACTACGGGCGCCTGGACTGCTTCTACGGGCTCCTGGCCATTCTCGGGATGGTTAACCTTGTTATATATCTGATTTGCGCGGCGTGGTACAAGCCGGATAAGGTTAAGCCTTCGCCGCAAATGGAAGGGGTGAGGTTTGAGGCCAACGGTGAAGACAAGTGCTAG
- the LOC121778298 gene encoding 2-alkenal reductase (NADP(+)-dependent)-like translates to MEEVNNKLVAIKGHINGAPAESDFEIKSETICLSLKANEVEVIVKNLYVSVDPYQLNRMKTQSSSQGTINFAAAISPGHAIDTYGVGRVVASGRADLEKGELVVGLLTWGEYTLAEPGRLLNKLDAMGHDLPHHVGALGFSGLTAYGGFYEVCKPKKGESVFVSAASGSVGSLVGQYAKLFGCRVVGCAGSQKKVDLLKEKLGFDDAFNYKEETDLKSALKRYFPDGMDIYFDNVGGKMLEAAVANMKQFGRVAVCGVISEYTGSGKRAALNMLDVVYKRITIQGFLAADFLKDYADFMKTTTDHLRTGKMHSLCDISHGVESVPSAFVGLFSGDNIGKKIVQIADQ, encoded by the exons ATGGAGGAGGTAAACAACAAGTTGGTAGCAATAAAGGGTCACATAAATGGGGCTCCAGCTGAATCCGATTTCGAAATCAAGAGTGAAACAATTTGTCTGTCGctaaaggcaaatgaagtaGAGGTGATCGTCAAGAATCTGTATGTATCCGTGGATCCCTACCAGCTCAATCGCATGAAGACCCAGAGCTCCTCCCAGGGCACAATCAACTTCGCCGCCGCAATCTCTCCCGGCCAT GCCATAGATACATACGGTGTGGGTCGGGTGGTGGCGTCGGGGCGGGCGGATTTGGAGAAGGGGGAGCTTGTGGTTGGGCTGCTTACATGGGGAGAGTACACACTTGCAGAGCCAGGGAGACTCTTGAATAAATTGGACGCCATGGGGCATGACTTGCCTCACCATGTTGGTGCTTTGG GATTTAGTGGACTAACGGCGTATGGAGGGTTTTATGAAGTATGTAAGCCGAAGAAGGGAGAGAGCGTGTTTGTGTCAGCGGCTTCGGGCTCTGTGGGAAGTCTGGTCGGACAGTATGCGAAGCTATTTGGCTGCCGTGTCGTCGGCTGTGCCGGTTCTCAAAAAAAG GTTGATTTACTTAAGGAAAAGCTTGGTTTTGATGATGCTTTCAACTACAAGGAAGAGACCGATCTCAAATCCGCTCTCAAAAG GTACTTCCCGGATGGAATGGACATATATTTCGACAACGTGGGCGGGAAGATGctggaggcggcggtggcgaaCATGAAGCAGTTCGGGCGGGTGGCAGTGTGTGGCGTGATCTCAGAGTATACCGGCAGCGGTAAGAGGGCGGCTCTGAATATGCTGGATGTGGTATACAAGAGGATCACCATTCAAGGATTTTTAGCTGCCGATTTCTTGAAAGACTACGCTGATTTTATGAAGACCACCACCGACCACCTCCGCACCGGAAAAATGCACTCTCTTTGCGACATCTCGCATGGCGTCGAGAGTGTTCCGAGTGCCTTTGTTGGCTTGTTTTCTGGTGATAATATCGGAAAAAAGATTGTCCAAATTGCAGATCAATGA